From Microbacterium sp. CGR2:
GTGGTTGTTCGTCGTCGTGGAGGCGTCAGCGCCGTATCTCGCCAACGTTCATGTGTTTAGCGAGGACGGACAGCGCATCGGGTCTCGGAAGGCTCAGGCGGCTCGTGAGCTGTACGCGCGGTGTCTCGAGTCCGGTTTGTGGCCTGGATATCCCAACCGAAGCGGCGGCGCGATCGGAATCCTCGACGTGCCGATGTACGCAATCTACGAATACCAGGAGAGGTTCAGTGATGACGGACTCGAACTCGTACAGCCGAGAACGTATAGCTGACGCCATCGGCAACCGGCGATGGCCGACGATGAAGCGGTCTCTACTGTTTCACGATCGAACCCCAGATGAGTGCTGGCCGTGGCAGGGGTGGGTCGACCGCTTCGGATACGGGCGCGCCTATCCCGATGGTGCACGCGCAAATTCGTCGGGAGCACACCGCGTCGTGTGGATACTCCTGAATGGACCACTGGACAGCAGCATCCAGATTGATCACCGATGCCACGACTACACGAAGTGTTCACTCGCTCGCGATTGCCCGCATCGAAGGTGTGTGAACCCGCATCATTTGGAGCCGGTCACCGCGCTCGAGAACGGCCTGAGAAGCAATAGCCCGGTATCGAACAACGCCCGAAAGACGCACTGCATCCGCGGGCACGAGTTCAACGCCGAGAACACACTCCCGCACGGCAATGGCTACGGCCGCAAGTGCCGCGTGTGCGAAGCCATCCGGTCGCGAACTCGCCGAGCGGAACTGGGTATCAAGCCGCGCATCGCGCGCAGACGAATCGAGATTCCAGAATGACCGACATCGACATCCCAGAGGACACTAGGAAGTCTCGCCTCCCGAAACCGCAGGCTACTGTCATCGCGGACGAGATCGTCAGGGCGGCGGAACGGTTCGCAGCGTTCCGTGAGCAGTATCCGAACGGGTACGTGGAAGCGTCCATCGATCGTGTCATCGAGCACCCGGACGGGAACGTCACCTATGTGATGAACGCCGCCGCCTACCTCGTGCGGCCCAGCATCGGGACGGTGTCAAGACCGGATGCGACCGCATGGGCGCAGGGGTCAACGAAGGACGAGAATGCGATCATCGCCGGCTCGCCCCTGGAATCGGCTGACACGATCGCCAGGTCGCGGGCGCTCCGCAACCTTGGCATCCTCGACGGATCCGAACCGCGAACCGTGAAAATCCGGGAGCCGCAGTCCGATGAAGATATCGGGCATGACGTCTGCATGGCCCGCAACCGATCACAAATCGTTCAAGGCGAACTCGGAAAGCTGATGAGCGATCGGGGATTCAAATGGTCGCAGGCCACCGTCTCCGCTGTGGAGAACGGGGAACGACAGTTGCGACTCATCGAAGCGCAACACCTTGCCGAGATCATCGGGTTCAGGACGTGAACAAACGCAAGGGGTCCAACCACCCCACCGTGAAGGACAAGACGGCCGTCATCCAGAGGGATGACGGCCTTTGTGTTCTCAACCTCGCACGATGCACCGGGCAGGCAGAGACAACCGACCACCGCGCCAACCGTCAAGCCGGCGGGTCTCGAGTCCTGAACGACCCCGCGAACCTGTTGGGCGCATGCGTCCGCTGCAACGGTGACAAGGCCGACGCGTCCGGGGCTGTTCGGGAAGACCTCGAACGACGGGGAATCAACATCCTCCCCGCGTCCACCCACGCGAAAACACTCGAGCGGGCCAAGTCCACACCGGTCCAATACCCGGACGGGCGTTGGTACCAGCTCATTGACGAGAACACCAGAGAGGAGGCACAGCATGCCGAGAGATCAGCGACTGTTCATGACGTTCCCGATCGACTTCTGGAAGCACGAGAAGGTGCGTCGGCTGTCTGATGCTGCCTTCCGTGCGTTCGTCGAAATGAACGGTCATTCCAGAGAGCGCGAGACGGATGGCGTGATCGAAGTAGAGGACGCAGAGTTCATCTGGGATGCAAGTGCATTGCAAGAGCTATGCAAATCTCACCCAACGCGCCCGCTGCTCTACATGGACACCGAAACGTACATCTTGAGGGACTACGCGGAGCATCAGTTCACGAAGGCCGACCGCGACGACCTCTCCGAGAAGCGAAGGAAAGCCGCAGAAAAACGGTGGAGTAATGCAAGTGCAGAGCAAGTGCAAAGCAAACCGATGCAATCCGATGCAGAGATAGGGATAGGGAAAGAGATAAACCCTTCTTCTACGAAGAAGGGTGATGCCGCTAAACGTGGCACACGCATCCCCGAACCGTTCATCGTGACCGCAGCGATGAGATCCGAGCTCGCTTCCGAATGTCCCACGCTCGACATCGACCAGACGACGAAGCAGTTCGTTGACTACTGGCGCGCCGCATCGGGCAGGACGGCGACGAAGAAGGACTGGGTTGCCGCGTGGCGGTTCTGGATGCGGAAGGACTACACCGACCGCGGACATCGAAGACTCACACCAACCGAACGCGCGAAACAGACCGCCGCTGCAGGCCGTGAGGTTGCGGGCAGGCAAGTCACCTCACTTGATCCAAAGGAAATCACAGTATGAACACCGACGAGTTGACGATGCTGCTCGCCCGCATCCAGGTGCTCGACAACCGGCAGGTTGACCAGTTGACGATCGAAGCATGGTCGCCGCTGCTCGCACACGTCCCGTACCCGGATGCTGTCGAAGCGGTCAACGGTCACTTCTCCGAGTCGACCGACTATCTGCTGCCAGCGCACATCACCGCGAGAGTCCGGGCGAAACGTCGCGCCGAACTCCCATCGACGATGAGCGAGGAAGCGCCCCCGTCATGTGCGGACGGCGCACATCGCTGGCTTGACGACGGCACGTGCCTCTACTGCACCGACCGCCGCAACTAACCGCACCAATCATCCACAGGCCACTGTCCCGAACATCTCGGGTAGTGGCCTTTCCCATTGACGGAGGAAGAGACATGACCGAGTTTGATCCGACCCACCGGACGTTCTACGCAAATGACGGCACGCGAACATGTGCGGCTTGCATGGCTTGCGCCTGCCACATGCCCGAGACCGTCGCCGCACCATGCGCTGCTGTGCAACATCGCGATCCCGATGCCTGAATCATGGTCGACGGCGGATGACTGGTTCACCGAGTTCATCACCAACCTCGAAGCATCACCCAGACGCCGCAACAAACTCTGGCGCGAACGAATCGAAGTTCCCGTGAAGGTTGCACTCGCCCGCGCCTACACCGACAAGACCGAACAGCTACGGCGATACCTGGCTGCCGAACGAGAGAAGGACATCGCATGAGCGAACACAAGAAGCAGATCACGGAGGAGCGTGAAGCCCTGATCCGAGCAGTGCAGTCCGTGACGTGGAACGCATCGAACTACCCACGCAACGCTCAGCCGCACATCCTTGGGCAGGACGTAGTGCCGCTCACCATGAGGGTGGTCGAATCGGTGTCCGCGGCCGGGTTCCGAATGCTTCCCGGCGGGGAACCTTCTGATGAGCAGGTGGAGAACCTCGCAATCTGGATGTGGGAAAACATCTCACAGACGCTCGACACTCCTCGCCCCTGGTCGTGGGTCCTCCCTACGATCCAGGACGCACACCGAGAAAAAGCTCGCGCCGCTCTGCGTGCTGCTGGAGGTGTCCGATGAGCGTCTGGCGCGAGAGGCGACAGGCACGGAGGATCGAGCGCCTACGCGATCAGTGCAACGACTACTGGGACTGGCTCTGGTACGCCCGCCTCAGCATCAGACCCTCGCAGATCCGCAAGGCTGAGGAGCGTCTGGTCAAGCTGAGCCTTCGTCTTGATGTCGCCGAGGGTGTGCGATGAACGCCGACATCATCACCGACACCACGTTCCCGCACGGAACCACTCAGGGTTTCGAGCAGGGTTGCACGACCGGGCACTGCCCATCCGACGTCTCATGCAAGACCGTCTTCACTCGTTTCCATGGTGACTACGCGTTCTGGAAGCAGATCAACGCCGGCAAGACGCCCATGGAGTACGTCGCCGAGGAACGCAAACAGGCACAGGAGACCGCAGACGCCGATCTGAGAGCCAAACGTGACGCGCGTGCCTCCCAGTCCACTGAGACGCGAGAAGCAGCACGAGAACGCCACAACGCCAACCGACGTGCACAACGAGCAGCCAACCTCATCCCACGCGAATCACTCATCCCACGCCACCAACTCCGCGAACTCCTCAGCCAAGGACTCACAGACTTCCGTCGCACCTCAGTACCGGAGCCAAGCGGCGAGTGTCCTCAGCCGTGCGTCCATCTCTCACAGGAGGACGCCCGCGAAGGGCGCACATGCGCGATCCATCCATGCACGTGCCGGGACGCCGATCTGAAATCCGATGACAGAAGGCAGGTCATGGCGCTCAAGGCTGAAATCACGACGTTGAAAGCGATCATCACTGCCGATCGCTATGCGCTCCCCCGTCGCACCTCAGTACCGGAGCCAAGCGGCGAGGTGGCACAGGTGCTCGGCTGGATCGACAAGACGCTCGCTCTGCCGATGTACCAGACGCCCGCCCTGACCGACTATGACGATGCGGTCGTGACGACGCTGAAGACCGTTCGGAAGATGCTGAACGGCACCACGCGCCCGGATGCATCATGGCGAACCGCGGAGCCGCAGAGCGAACCGTCCGACGCGCTCAACCTCGACTACCTCGAGCGGGTCGCCAAGGCCGCAACACCCGGACCCTGGACAGACTTCAATGAGGATGGGGAAGCCTACTCGCGGCCTCCGGCGACTGGCGCGTTCCTCGTGGAGTACGGGGCTGATGTCGAGCAGAAGATGCGTGACATCCGCTACATCGCCGCCGTGGACCCGCAGACCGTCCTCGCGTTGATCGCAGCCGCGCGACAGCGCCCCGCGCCGATTGACGCGATAGTCGGAGAGGGGAAGAACGCATGACGCTCACAGGCTTCAAGGCGAAGAACCATCCGCAGCAGACGGGTGCACGTGGGGCACTGGATGAGGTCGACGACCGCGGCACCGAACCGGAATTCGTGCGTGGTCTCGAAAATCGCTTCGGTGAGCCGTTCACGCTTGACGTCGCCGCGGCTGCTCACAACACGAAGTGCGACCGGTACTTCACCCGGGCAGACGATGGACTGCAGCAGTCATGGTCTGGGGAGCGTGTGTGGTGTAACCCGCCCTACTCCAACCTCGGCGACTGGCTCGCGAAGGCATGGGCGGAGTGGCCGTCGACGCGCGGCATCGTCATGCTTCTGCCCGCGAACCGTGTCGAGCAGAAGTGGTGGCAGGAGCACGTCGAACCGCAGCGCGACAAGCCTGGCTCACCGCTACGGGTGGAGTTCCTGCCGGGACGCATGCGCTTCATACGACCGAACGCTGTCATCGGACCCAAGGGTGACCGACCGCCGTTCGGATGCGCTCTGCTCATCTGGGAAGACCCCACAGCGAAGGAGGGCCAGGAAGAGCAGATCATCGACCGGATCGCGGTGGCTATCGCGAAGGCCGCTGATGCCGACTACTGGACGGACGAGATCGCCGACTGGGAAAACTCCGAGGGGTGGGAACGTGAAGCGCACCCCGACAGCTATCCGTTGATGGCGTACGAGGATCGTGAGGCCTTCCGCAAGCAAGCCCGTGCCGCCCTCTCTGCCCTCGTCCCCACCACCCCACCCGAGAACCGAGACCAGGGAGAGAACCGATGAGCGAAGAGCAGGCGATCAAGAACGACTTGCTTGAATTCTTGAGCAAGGACGAGGCTTGGCATGCGATTCGCGGGATGGACGCGCCTGGACTTGCCACCGAACTCGAAGCCGCTGGCTTCCGTCGCCTTGTGGGGATAGAGCCGAGCGAAGACGCGACGGGACACGGCGACCTCATCGCGTGGCACATCGAGCAGGTCGAGTCACTGCGGCCGTTCATCCGCTCATCCGCACACCTCAAGGCCGCGATGATGCACGCCGCCACGGTGCGGGCTCTCCGTGCCCCCGCCACCCCACCCGAGAACCGAGAGGAACAGCGATGAAGAACCTGACCGAGATCAAACGCTGGGCGACGCTGAGGTGTGAGCGATGCGGGCACCGGTTCCGCTGGAGTCGTGACGCCCGCCACTCGTTCGGCAACCGCGACGGCAAGGTCTACCACCGTCCCTGCCTAGAAGCCGTCATGTGGCAGTCGAAGGCCGACGAGCGTCTGGTGATCCTCGACCTCGTGACCGACATCGCGGGCCTGAACCACCTCACCATCGAGGGCGTGATCGAGAACCGCACCGAGCGCATGAGTGACGCCCGCACGACGCTGAGCAACCGGTCGTGGCGAGTGTTCCGCGACCTCGGTAAGTATCGGGCCGAGAACCGAGAGGAGCAGAACCGCCATGAGTGAGCGATGGAAAGCGATTCCCGGGTATGAGGGCCGCTACGAAGCCAGCGACATGGGCCGTATCCGGTCGCTCGACCGCATCGCGACCTTGGTCGACGGGCGGACGCGGAAGCAACGTGGACGCATCCTGCGCCCGACCAAGCGTCGGTACTGGTGCGTGTGCCTGTCCGAGGTGCGCCCGCGGAAGTTCGCTACGGTCCATAGCCTCGTGCTGGCCGCGTTCGTCGGGCCGAGACCCGAGGGCATGGTCGGACGACACCTTGATGACAATCGCGACGACAACGGTCTCGCGAACCTCGCCTACGGCACCCAGAGCGACAACATGCTCGACTCGGTGCGCAATGGCACGCACGGATCACTCAAGCAAGGGAGGGACGCAGCATGAGCACGATGGAGGACGCAGAGGCAGCGTGGCCCAGGTACCGCGACACACATCCGGCCAACAACACTCCGGAGCAACGGCACGCGTTCATCGCTGGCTACTTCGCGGCACGGGTCGTAGCCGAGGAACCGGAATGGGAGTACGGCTGGGTCGCGCGTTTCAACGCGAGCGGCTCGATCTACGAGGAACTCGAATGGGGTTCGCGCGAGCAGGCAGAGCAGTCGATCCGTGAGCGTATGGAGTGGGAGGTGGATCAGGACGAAGATCTACGCCTCGTCTACGAGCTCGTGAAGCGCGTGCCTGCGGTCAAGCCTGGCCCGTGGGTACCGGTGAACCAGGAACATGATCAGGAGGAAACCGATGAGTGAGCTACTAGACGCAGTCGATGACCTCACCCTCCCGAAACCGGTGAAGGTGCAGACCGACGACGGACACACATGGGCAACCGAAGACGCGCTACTCGTGCAACTCGAGGAAGCGATCCACTCGACAACCGGAAGATCGGGAGGAAGATCCGCATCGCACACCAGGATGATCCTCGATGCAGACGCACTCATGCAGTTCCACCGCATCACATCCACGATCGGCGACTGGTGCCGCATGGCCGGTGCTGCGGTGACACGTGACCCGGTGCACGATCTGCGCGCATGGTACGCCGCCATCCTCACCTCACCAGACAGCACCGAGTTCTACCTACACGAACTGACCGGTTGGGCATCACTCATCCGCGGGAAGCTCACACCAAGGTCGACGCTCGAATGGCTGAAGCCCTGCCCCGAGTGCAACGCGGACGAGTATGTGAACGAAGAAGGCGACACGGTCAGGCACCCTGTCGTCATCGACTACGACCCCGACACCCCGTTCGCATCCGTTCGCTGGACATGCCGAGCATGCGGTGAATCGCGTGCGGGAGAGTTCGCGCAACGAGCCCTCGCCTATGACGGCGAGACTCGCGGAGAAGATGTGAATGA
This genomic window contains:
- a CDS encoding DNA N-6-adenine-methyltransferase, which translates into the protein MTLTGFKAKNHPQQTGARGALDEVDDRGTEPEFVRGLENRFGEPFTLDVAAAAHNTKCDRYFTRADDGLQQSWSGERVWCNPPYSNLGDWLAKAWAEWPSTRGIVMLLPANRVEQKWWQEHVEPQRDKPGSPLRVEFLPGRMRFIRPNAVIGPKGDRPPFGCALLIWEDPTAKEGQEEQIIDRIAVAIAKAADADYWTDEIADWENSEGWEREAHPDSYPLMAYEDREAFRKQARAALSALVPTTPPENRDQGENR
- a CDS encoding NUMOD4 motif-containing HNH endonuclease: MSERWKAIPGYEGRYEASDMGRIRSLDRIATLVDGRTRKQRGRILRPTKRRYWCVCLSEVRPRKFATVHSLVLAAFVGPRPEGMVGRHLDDNRDDNGLANLAYGTQSDNMLDSVRNGTHGSLKQGRDAA